From a single Natronorubrum tibetense GA33 genomic region:
- a CDS encoding serine hydrolase, with protein MTDSRPEPKTWAELRSTAEQIDEGLDGRLGVVVCDVGTDSDSGLTDDSNGEPLLSIRSRDRFGAASIVKLPILYALYRTYDGRLEALDRPHQIAPENRVGGSGLFHLLADPTPTVEDLATAMISVSDNAATNELIDHLGFDDIAAAAADLGLEGTHLGRKMMQTPAVDPSLSGFETDASPIESNGHRYVNWVTPLDCVVLLSDIHRERTLSSAAYEQLSRPLAHQHDGSMVPRYLPPDAEIRHKTGNLPSVAADTGLLTVDGRTVAYAICCDGLERRGEGVDAIAKLGAGVYRILERRTET; from the coding sequence ATGACGGACTCGCGACCCGAACCCAAGACATGGGCCGAACTTCGATCGACCGCCGAACAAATCGATGAAGGTCTTGACGGGCGATTGGGGGTCGTCGTCTGTGACGTTGGAACGGATTCTGACTCCGGCCTTACGGACGATTCGAACGGCGAACCGCTCCTCTCGATCCGCTCGCGCGACCGTTTCGGCGCCGCGAGCATCGTCAAACTCCCAATTCTCTACGCGCTGTACCGCACGTACGACGGTCGACTCGAGGCCCTCGACCGTCCTCACCAGATCGCCCCCGAGAACCGCGTCGGCGGCTCCGGACTGTTTCACCTGCTGGCGGACCCCACGCCCACCGTCGAGGATCTGGCGACGGCGATGATTTCGGTGAGCGACAACGCCGCGACCAATGAACTGATCGACCACCTCGGCTTCGACGACATCGCCGCTGCGGCGGCCGATCTCGGACTCGAAGGAACCCACCTCGGCCGAAAGATGATGCAGACGCCGGCGGTCGATCCCTCGCTGTCGGGGTTCGAGACCGACGCGTCCCCGATCGAATCGAACGGCCACCGGTACGTGAACTGGGTGACGCCGCTGGACTGTGTGGTCTTGCTTTCGGACATCCACCGCGAGCGAACGCTCTCGAGTGCGGCGTACGAGCAACTCTCGAGACCGCTCGCCCACCAGCACGACGGCTCGATGGTCCCCCGGTATCTCCCGCCCGACGCCGAGATCCGCCACAAAACCGGGAACCTGCCGTCGGTAGCCGCCGACACAGGACTACTGACGGTCGACGGGCGGACGGTCGCCTACGCGATCTGCTGTGACGGACTCGAGCGCCGCGGCGAGGGGGTCGACGCCATCGCAAAACTGGGCGCGGGCGTGTATCGGATTCTCGAGCGGCGGACGGAAACGTGA
- a CDS encoding NlpC/P60 family protein → MTSSERLAVQRAKTAYAPDERVTCLEVDVDTPERGTNGPVTLSGTVQTDRLRRAVVDAVERASVHEVQDDLAVLEAVNEPRTTDRRVLSVRGEPDEEAEQVTALLYGAAVTAYDGCDGWRRIRTPSGYLGWVDGGALTSVTGSTRDDWTADAAVTAAPADAVDESELSVETVPAGVDCRIESRADEDEISVSFRSGARATLPASCVRERRPVGTGDDVVSVARQFLETPYEWGGMTAEGIDCSGLVWVSYAAAGVSLPRDADQQSTMGRDVDREELAPGDLLFFPGHVAISLGGSEYIHAYGSADAVTVNSLDPDDERYVESLDESVTATKRLLPEGRP, encoded by the coding sequence ATGACCTCCAGTGAGCGCCTCGCCGTGCAGCGAGCGAAAACGGCGTACGCGCCCGACGAGCGCGTGACCTGTCTCGAGGTCGACGTTGATACGCCGGAGCGTGGGACGAACGGGCCGGTCACCCTTTCTGGCACCGTCCAGACCGACCGCCTGCGCCGGGCCGTCGTTGACGCGGTCGAGCGAGCGAGTGTACACGAGGTTCAGGACGACCTCGCCGTGCTCGAGGCCGTTAATGAGCCGCGAACGACTGATCGTCGCGTGCTCTCGGTCCGCGGAGAACCGGACGAGGAGGCCGAACAGGTCACGGCGCTCCTGTACGGAGCCGCGGTGACTGCGTACGATGGGTGCGATGGGTGGCGGCGGATACGGACGCCCAGCGGCTACCTCGGTTGGGTCGATGGCGGCGCACTGACGTCCGTTACCGGATCCACGCGGGACGACTGGACCGCAGACGCGGCCGTCACCGCCGCACCGGCCGACGCGGTCGACGAGTCGGAACTCTCGGTGGAGACCGTTCCCGCCGGGGTCGACTGCCGGATCGAGTCGCGCGCCGACGAGGACGAGATTTCGGTCTCGTTCAGGTCCGGCGCTCGAGCGACGCTTCCCGCGTCGTGCGTTCGCGAGCGGAGACCGGTTGGAACCGGTGACGACGTCGTTTCCGTCGCCCGGCAGTTTCTCGAGACACCTTACGAGTGGGGCGGGATGACGGCCGAGGGGATCGACTGCTCCGGGCTGGTCTGGGTGTCCTACGCCGCCGCCGGCGTCTCGCTGCCGAGGGATGCAGACCAGCAGTCAACGATGGGGAGGGACGTCGACCGCGAGGAGCTCGCGCCCGGGGACCTCCTCTTTTTCCCCGGACACGTTGCGATCAGTCTCGGCGGGAGCGAGTACATCCACGCCTACGGGAGCGCTGACGCAGTGACGGTCAACAGCCTCGACCCGGACGACGAACGATACGTCGAATCGCTCGACGAATCGGTGACCGCGACGAAGCGACTGCTCCCGGAGGGTCGGCCGTGA
- the lysA gene encoding diaminopimelate decarboxylase, giving the protein MELQERRERLSGIESELISSHGTPAYVFFEDDIRENYRTLRGALDEQYPDSVVHFAVKANYNPGILSVLRDEGCHAEAYARGEVSAALTAGYEPEELLLTGMNRRPEDVERALSLGVEYLLVDNATELERLIEAAESTGARPKVLVRGNPAMEVPTHPEVATATRETKFGLDTDSGRAMAVAERAASAPAVELAGVQLHIGSQIRGVEPYAVAAREMLSFAADIRDELDVEIDVLDLGGGFPVPYEGPVPDTEEIIAEIATTVRETAAEFDLSLPTLFLEPGRRLVGNAGTLVSTVGVVKETPHTNFAVLDAGTNAVSSYWPYPIYALADGERSERYHVAGPLCYSGDVISEDVSLPPLERGDLLAVDRIGAYSLGSASHTNAQPKPPVLLARSNGDIDVIRRPERAEDVVANAEVPDDLQ; this is encoded by the coding sequence ATGGAACTACAGGAACGGAGAGAGCGGCTCTCCGGAATCGAATCCGAACTCATCTCTTCGCACGGAACGCCGGCGTACGTCTTCTTCGAGGACGATATCAGGGAGAACTACCGAACGCTTCGTGGGGCGCTCGACGAGCAGTATCCGGACTCAGTCGTCCACTTCGCCGTGAAGGCGAACTACAACCCCGGGATCCTCTCGGTGCTTCGCGACGAGGGTTGTCACGCCGAGGCGTACGCCCGAGGCGAGGTATCGGCGGCGCTAACCGCCGGCTACGAGCCCGAGGAACTGCTGTTGACCGGCATGAACCGCCGCCCAGAGGATGTCGAGCGCGCGCTCTCGCTCGGCGTCGAGTACCTCCTCGTCGACAACGCGACGGAGCTCGAGCGATTGATCGAGGCCGCCGAGTCGACGGGAGCGCGGCCGAAGGTGCTCGTTCGCGGAAACCCCGCGATGGAGGTGCCGACTCACCCCGAGGTGGCGACGGCGACGCGGGAGACGAAGTTCGGTCTCGACACCGACTCCGGTCGGGCGATGGCGGTCGCCGAGCGGGCCGCGTCGGCGCCCGCGGTCGAACTCGCCGGCGTCCAGCTCCATATCGGCAGCCAGATCCGCGGCGTCGAACCGTACGCCGTCGCCGCCCGCGAGATGCTGTCGTTTGCGGCCGACATTCGGGACGAACTCGATGTCGAAATCGACGTGCTCGATCTGGGCGGCGGCTTTCCCGTTCCCTACGAAGGCCCGGTTCCCGACACCGAGGAGATCATCGCGGAGATCGCGACGACGGTTCGCGAGACCGCCGCCGAGTTCGATCTGTCGCTGCCGACGCTCTTTCTCGAGCCGGGTCGACGGCTCGTCGGCAACGCCGGCACCCTGGTGTCGACCGTCGGCGTCGTCAAGGAGACGCCGCACACGAACTTCGCGGTGCTCGACGCCGGCACGAACGCGGTGTCGTCGTACTGGCCGTACCCGATCTACGCCCTCGCGGACGGCGAACGCAGCGAACGCTACCACGTTGCGGGACCGCTCTGTTACTCCGGCGACGTCATCTCCGAGGACGTTTCGCTGCCACCGCTCGAGCGCGGCGATCTGCTCGCGGTCGACCGAATCGGGGCGTACTCGCTGGGCAGCGCTTCGCACACGAACGCCCAGCCGAAGCCGCCGGTGTTGCTCGCGCGGTCGAACGGCGACATCGACGTGATTCGCCGGCCCGAACGCGCGGAGGATGTCGTCGCCAACGCGGAGGTGCCGGATGACCTCCAGTGA
- a CDS encoding serine hydrolase domain-containing protein, with protein sequence MKRDADDPTTTRVRSLLEEGLEREYYTAAVAVAGTADAHSVEVTVGQQSPTDETPVGLETPFDVASLTKPIVTTTILFRLLERGALTLTDELGEHVPALERRRRGEIPLWRLVTHTSGLQPYAYSDEWDGVDDALADLYDRQLFDRRIGDGYVYSCLNYVHLAEALRQVSGRSLAALAEEHVFEPAGMDGSSIGPYDDPDPGVVETYEHERGFGACRNEINDPIANAMNGESGNAGLFAPARDVARYAQTLLADADASDSSRLLAAPTVDCLPVRRSGTDTAAQGYGWRVATELIPAPQWSNRSIGHTGFTGTSLWIDLERGRFACLLTNAVYEQVQLYRFRQRYHSIVGAACG encoded by the coding sequence ATGAAGCGTGACGCCGACGATCCGACCACGACGCGCGTTCGCTCCCTGCTCGAGGAGGGACTCGAGCGCGAGTACTACACGGCGGCCGTCGCCGTCGCCGGCACTGCCGACGCCCATTCCGTTGAGGTGACAGTCGGGCAGCAGTCGCCGACCGACGAGACTCCCGTCGGACTCGAGACGCCGTTCGACGTCGCCTCGCTCACCAAACCGATCGTCACGACGACGATTCTCTTTCGACTGCTCGAGCGCGGCGCGCTAACGCTGACGGACGAACTCGGCGAGCACGTCCCCGCCCTCGAGCGCCGTCGCCGCGGCGAGATTCCGCTGTGGCGGCTGGTGACTCACACGTCCGGCTTGCAGCCGTACGCCTACTCCGACGAGTGGGACGGCGTCGACGACGCGCTCGCGGATCTATACGACCGACAGCTGTTCGACCGACGGATCGGCGACGGCTACGTTTACAGCTGTCTGAACTACGTCCACCTCGCCGAAGCGCTTCGACAGGTTTCCGGGCGCTCGCTCGCGGCCCTCGCCGAGGAACACGTCTTCGAGCCCGCCGGGATGGACGGATCATCGATCGGGCCGTACGACGATCCCGATCCGGGGGTCGTCGAGACCTACGAGCACGAGCGCGGTTTCGGCGCGTGTCGAAACGAAATCAACGATCCGATCGCGAACGCGATGAACGGCGAGAGCGGTAACGCCGGCCTGTTCGCGCCGGCTCGAGACGTCGCACGCTACGCCCAGACGTTGCTCGCAGATGCAGACGCCTCTGACTCGAGCCGACTGCTCGCCGCACCGACCGTCGACTGCCTGCCGGTTCGACGAAGCGGAACGGACACCGCCGCACAGGGGTACGGCTGGCGCGTCGCGACGGAGCTGATTCCGGCGCCGCAGTGGTCCAATCGGTCGATCGGCCACACGGGGTTTACAGGCACGTCGCTGTGGATCGACCTCGAGCGCGGTCGCTTCGCCTGTCTGCTCACGAACGCGGTGTACGAGCAGGTGCAGTTGTACCGGTTCCGACAGCGGTATCACTCGATCGTCGGGGCTGCTTGTGGCTGA
- a CDS encoding dipeptide epimerase, protein MIVDRVDVYELELPLTDSFEISLGSKHRATNVLVELETESGVVGWGEGAPLEPITGETVESAVACAKAGASILEGRDLRDRRGLVAELDAALPGAVSSRFALETALYDAYCRERGIALAECFGGKPEPVRTDLTVSIVDPETAAAETNAALEAGFDEIKVKVGGSVDSDLERVAAVRDAAPDAEIKVDANQGWTPKEAIRFAHEAGDRGFDLELLEQPVHRDDVDGLRRVTETVRVPVAADEAVFTPADAHRIAAEGAADVINIKAAKSGLTDGAAIAEIARGANLEVMIGCMLESALGLHASAHLVAGLGDFSYVDLDGNLSFERGIADVPKGPTHDLSGPGHGIVPDPAVVPDSPAGDDS, encoded by the coding sequence GTGATCGTCGACCGCGTCGACGTCTATGAACTCGAGTTGCCGCTAACCGACAGCTTCGAGATCTCGCTGGGCTCGAAACACCGGGCGACGAACGTCCTCGTCGAACTCGAAACAGAGTCGGGCGTCGTCGGCTGGGGCGAAGGCGCACCGCTCGAGCCGATCACGGGCGAAACCGTCGAGAGCGCGGTTGCGTGTGCAAAGGCCGGGGCATCCATCCTCGAAGGGCGAGACCTGCGAGACCGTCGCGGCCTCGTCGCCGAACTCGATGCGGCGCTGCCGGGTGCCGTCTCCTCGCGATTCGCGCTTGAGACGGCGCTGTACGACGCCTACTGTCGTGAGCGGGGGATCGCCCTCGCGGAGTGTTTCGGCGGCAAACCAGAACCCGTTCGGACCGATCTGACGGTCTCGATCGTCGATCCAGAGACCGCTGCCGCGGAGACCAACGCGGCCCTCGAGGCGGGCTTCGACGAGATCAAGGTCAAAGTCGGCGGGAGCGTCGACTCGGACCTCGAGCGCGTCGCCGCGGTTCGGGACGCCGCGCCCGACGCCGAGATCAAAGTTGACGCGAACCAGGGCTGGACGCCGAAGGAGGCGATCCGATTCGCCCACGAGGCCGGGGACCGCGGGTTCGACCTCGAACTCCTCGAACAGCCCGTTCATCGGGACGACGTCGACGGACTGAGGCGAGTTACGGAGACCGTCCGGGTGCCGGTTGCCGCCGACGAGGCCGTCTTCACGCCCGCGGACGCGCATCGAATCGCGGCGGAGGGGGCCGCCGACGTCATTAACATCAAAGCCGCAAAATCGGGGCTGACCGACGGCGCGGCGATCGCCGAAATCGCTCGCGGCGCGAACCTCGAGGTGATGATCGGCTGCATGCTCGAGAGCGCCCTCGGCCTCCACGCCAGCGCCCACCTGGTCGCCGGACTCGGCGACTTCTCGTACGTCGACCTCGACGGCAACCTCTCGTTCGAACGGGGCATCGCCGACGTTCCGAAGGGGCCGACGCACGATCTCTCCGGCCCAGGCCACGGTATCGTCCCCGATCCTGCGGTCGTTCCCGACTCTCCCGCCGGCGATGACAGTTGA